The following nucleotide sequence is from Peribacillus sp. ACCC06369.
GGAAAATCAGGGGCTTCTTTAAAAAGTTCCCTCCATGAAATCATCGATGACCATACGGAAATATCGTATACAAATGTCTGGGACGCTTTACGGAAAACCGATGAGGACCCGAATAACGCCAATAATGTCATTCTTCTTTATACAGGGCGTTCTCAAGGAAAAACAATAAACGGATCTGGTGTCAATGATTGGAACCGTGAACATGTCTGGGCAAAATCACATGGCGATTTTGGCACCACTTTAGGACCTGGCACCGATCTACATCACCTTCGGCCGACTGATGCGTCCGTCAATAGTACAAGAAACAACCTGGACTTCGATAATGGAGGTTCTGAACACACCGAAGCGAAAGGAAATTACTATGACTCGGATTCTTGGGAACCTCGCGATAGTGTCAAAGGGGATGTCGCCCGAATGCTGTTTTATATGGCGGTTCGTTACGAGGGCGATTCAGGGGAAGTCAATTTAGAGCTAAATAATCAAGTGAACAATGGTACAGCCCCGTATCATGGTAAATTGGCTGTCTTACTGGAATGGAATGAACAGGACCCTGTAGATGCCTTCGAGCGTAACCGAAATGAGGTCATTTATAATGAATATCAACATAATCGCAACCCTTTCATAGATCATCCGGAATGGGCCTCCGCCATCTGGCAATGATAAACAAAAAGCTGTTCCTTTACATTGGGACAGCTTTTCATCGGGAAATAGTCTAAATTTTTGGAAAAATCACATAATTATATTTTGTTTAAATAACATTCCATTTAGTTATATAAGATTATTATATAATGAAAACAGGTAAGATCCCCTTCGTGGTAAGCGTTTTCATTTTTTGCTTTACAATCTCCCTATTAAAATATATTATTTAGTTGTAATATTATGTGAAAAATCAATAAATAATATGTATTCAGCTCTACTAGTGATAAAATGCTAGATAGAGAAAACTTCACTCCAACAAAGAAAAGGGGAAAATTATGCAAAACTCCAAAGAATCTCAACTGCATAGAGGTTTGGAAGAAAGACATATCGCATTAATGTCTCTTGGCGCAGCCATTGGAGTCGGTTTATTTCTCGGCTCGGCATCTGCGATTAAACTAGCCGGCCCAGCTATCATTATTTCTTATGCAATTGGCGGGCTTATGATCTACCTTATCATGCGGGCACTAGGGGAAATGGCGATAAAAAATCCTGTCGCAGGCTCATTCAGTCGCTATGCAAGCGAATTTGTCGGCCCTCTTGCCGGATATATAACCGGTTGGAATTACTGGTTCGTTTGGATTGCCACCTGTATGGCCGAAATTACGGCAGTCGGAATCTATATGCAATTCTGGTTCCCGGGAACTCCACAATGGGCTTGGGCGTTAGCCGCACTTGCCATCATGACAACGATTAACTTTCTTGCTGTAAAAGCTTACGGTGAATTGGAGTTTTGGTTCGCACTAGTTAAAATCGTTACGATCATCCTAATGATCGTTCTTGGCTTCGGGATGATCATCTTTGGACTGGGGAACGGCGGAATCGCGGTTGGATTCGGCAACCTTGTTGAACATGGCGGATTTTTCCCTAATGGGATTTCCGGTGTCATCCTCTCTTTCCAAATGGTCATGTTCGCCTATTTGGGAATTGAAATGCTCGGTGTAACCGCAGGTGAAGTCAAAAATCCTGAAAAATCTCTAAAAAGAGCCATCGATACCGTCTTTTATCGAATCTTACTTTTTTACGTTTTAGCTCTGACAGTCATTTTATCGATCACTCCATGGGATCAAATGAATGGAGAAAACAGCCCATTCGTTATGATGTTTGATAAAATTGGTATACCAGGCGCAGCAGGAATCATTCAGTTTGTCGTATTGACAGCGGCCCTATCATCTTGTAACAGCGGGATCTTCAGTACGGGAAGAATGTTATTCAACCTAGCGCAGCAAGGTGAATCACCAAAAAGTTTCGAACGTACAACAAAGTCGGGCGTTCCTGGCGTTGCCATTATCGTTTCGGCTGTCGTGCTTCTTTTCGGTGTTTACCTTAACTACATGGAAGCCGATAAAGTTTTCAGTTACGTGACAAGTGTCGCCACATTCGGTGCACTCTGGACATGGGGAACCATACTTGTCACACAGATTATGTCTAGACGAAAAATGAGTCCGGCGGAAAAACAAGGCTTAGGTTACAAAATGCCTCTTTTCCCATTCACTTCTTATTTCACTCTAGCCTTTTTAGTATTCGTAATGGTTGTACTCGGCTTTTCAGCAGATACAAGAATCGCTCT
It contains:
- a CDS encoding amino acid permease; this translates as MQNSKESQLHRGLEERHIALMSLGAAIGVGLFLGSASAIKLAGPAIIISYAIGGLMIYLIMRALGEMAIKNPVAGSFSRYASEFVGPLAGYITGWNYWFVWIATCMAEITAVGIYMQFWFPGTPQWAWALAALAIMTTINFLAVKAYGELEFWFALVKIVTIILMIVLGFGMIIFGLGNGGIAVGFGNLVEHGGFFPNGISGVILSFQMVMFAYLGIEMLGVTAGEVKNPEKSLKRAIDTVFYRILLFYVLALTVILSITPWDQMNGENSPFVMMFDKIGIPGAAGIIQFVVLTAALSSCNSGIFSTGRMLFNLAQQGESPKSFERTTKSGVPGVAIIVSAVVLLFGVYLNYMEADKVFSYVTSVATFGALWTWGTILVTQIMSRRKMSPAEKQGLGYKMPLFPFTSYFTLAFLVFVMVVLGFSADTRIALIVGPIWILLLVVLYYVTGLHKRKR
- a CDS encoding endonuclease yields the protein MFTKHEPRLILSILLVLAFFIPALFGTPSLAAAGDGSLSSPFSVSQAIANQDSTIKTVSGYVVGQPTSANTVVTNSYPNDYAIALAESSAETNIANMVYVQIPSSFRPEFGLKSNPSLKGKKVTVTGALSAYFTHPGLKDVSAMVLGNDSPEPETPGVGSYYESASGKSGASLKSSLHEIIDDHTEISYTNVWDALRKTDEDPNNANNVILLYTGRSQGKTINGSGVNDWNREHVWAKSHGDFGTTLGPGTDLHHLRPTDASVNSTRNNLDFDNGGSEHTEAKGNYYDSDSWEPRDSVKGDVARMLFYMAVRYEGDSGEVNLELNNQVNNGTAPYHGKLAVLLEWNEQDPVDAFERNRNEVIYNEYQHNRNPFIDHPEWASAIWQ